One genomic region from Proteus vulgaris encodes:
- the thrS gene encoding threonine--tRNA ligase: MPIITLPDGSQRQFENAVSVMDVAADIGPGLAKACIAGRVNGELVDACELIEHDANLAIITAKDDEGLEIIRHSCAHLLGHAIKQLWPNTKMAIGPVIENGFYYDVDLDHSLTQEDLDTLEKRMLELAKTDYDVIKKRVSWAEARETFVSRGEDYKVAILDENISQDSQPGLYHHQEYVDMCRGPHVPNMRFCHNFKLQKIAGAYWRGNSDNKMLQRIYGTAWADKKQLKAYLDRLEEAAKRDHRKIGKQLDLYHMQEEAPGMAFWHNDGWTIFRELETFVRCKLKEYDYQEVKGPFMMDRVLWEKTGHWENYKENMFTTSSENREYCIKPMNCPGHVQIFKQGLRSYRDLPLRMAEFGSCHRNEPSGALHGLMRVRGFTQDDAHIFCTEEQILSEVNDCIKLIYDVYSTFGFEKIVVKLSTRPEKRIGEDALWDVAEADLAKALTDNNIEFEYQPGEGAFYGPKIEFTLYDCLDRAWQCGTVQLDFSLPGRLGASYVAENNERKVPVMLHRAVLGSLERFIGILTEEYAGFFPTWLAPQQVVVMNITDGQADYVQKLVKELQDAGIRAKADLRNEKIGFKIREHTLRRVPYMLVCGDKEVESGKVAVRTRRGKDLGSIDVNEFKEKLLQEIRSRSLHQLEE; this comes from the coding sequence ATGCCAATTATTACTCTTCCTGACGGAAGCCAACGTCAATTTGAAAATGCAGTTTCTGTCATGGATGTCGCTGCAGATATCGGTCCTGGACTTGCGAAAGCATGTATTGCAGGCCGTGTTAATGGTGAGCTGGTGGATGCTTGTGAATTAATCGAACATGATGCAAATCTGGCGATTATCACCGCAAAAGATGATGAAGGTCTTGAGATTATTCGTCACTCTTGTGCCCACTTACTGGGACATGCAATTAAACAATTATGGCCAAACACCAAAATGGCGATTGGTCCTGTTATTGAAAATGGATTCTACTACGATGTGGATTTAGACCATTCTCTAACACAGGAAGATTTAGACACTCTAGAAAAACGCATGCTAGAGTTGGCGAAAACAGATTATGACGTTATTAAAAAACGCGTAAGCTGGGCTGAAGCTCGTGAAACATTTGTTTCTCGTGGTGAAGACTATAAAGTTGCTATTCTTGACGAAAATATTAGCCAAGACTCTCAACCTGGTCTTTATCATCACCAAGAATATGTTGATATGTGCCGTGGACCACACGTTCCAAATATGCGTTTCTGTCATAACTTTAAATTGCAGAAAATCGCAGGTGCATATTGGCGTGGTAACAGCGACAATAAAATGCTACAACGCATTTATGGTACAGCTTGGGCTGATAAGAAACAGTTAAAAGCTTACTTAGATCGCTTAGAAGAAGCCGCTAAACGTGACCACCGTAAAATTGGTAAACAGCTTGATTTATATCATATGCAAGAAGAAGCGCCGGGTATGGCTTTCTGGCATAATGATGGCTGGACTATTTTCCGTGAGTTAGAAACATTTGTACGTTGTAAATTAAAAGAATATGATTACCAAGAAGTAAAAGGTCCATTTATGATGGATCGTGTTCTTTGGGAAAAAACAGGTCACTGGGAAAACTACAAAGAAAACATGTTCACAACATCTTCAGAGAACCGTGAATATTGTATTAAACCAATGAACTGCCCAGGTCACGTACAAATCTTCAAACAAGGTTTACGTTCTTACCGTGATTTGCCATTACGTATGGCTGAATTCGGTAGCTGCCATCGTAATGAACCATCAGGCGCATTACATGGTTTAATGCGTGTTCGTGGCTTTACACAAGACGATGCGCACATCTTCTGTACTGAAGAACAAATTTTAAGTGAAGTAAATGACTGCATCAAATTGATTTATGATGTATATTCTACTTTCGGATTTGAAAAAATCGTTGTTAAGCTGTCTACTCGCCCAGAAAAACGTATCGGTGAAGATGCATTATGGGATGTTGCTGAAGCAGACTTAGCAAAAGCCTTAACTGATAACAATATTGAATTTGAATATCAGCCAGGCGAAGGGGCGTTTTATGGCCCTAAAATTGAATTTACACTTTACGATTGTTTAGATCGTGCATGGCAGTGTGGTACAGTACAATTAGACTTCTCACTACCAGGTCGTTTAGGCGCATCTTATGTTGCCGAAAACAACGAGCGTAAAGTACCTGTTATGTTACACCGAGCAGTGCTAGGATCCTTAGAACGTTTTATTGGTATTCTGACAGAAGAATACGCAGGATTCTTCCCAACTTGGTTAGCACCACAGCAGGTTGTCGTGATGAATATCACGGATGGACAGGCTGATTATGTACAAAAACTCGTCAAAGAATTGCAAGATGCCGGAATTCGTGCAAAAGCAGACTTGAGAAATGAGAAGATTGGCTTTAAAATTCGTGAACATACTTTACGTCGTGTTCCGTACATGCTTGTCTGTGGCGATAAAGAAGTTGAATCAGGCAAAGTGGCGGTTCGTACTCGTCGAGGAAAAGACCTTGGCAGTATCGACGTTAACGAATTTAAAGAAAAGCTTCTGCAAGAAATTAGAAGCAGAAGTCTTCATCAGTTGGAGGAATAA